A DNA window from Nycticebus coucang isolate mNycCou1 chromosome 1, mNycCou1.pri, whole genome shotgun sequence contains the following coding sequences:
- the C1H4orf3 gene encoding uncharacterized protein C4orf3 homolog isoform X2, translating into MEVGAAAVPARDGLRERRALGEAGRQEPNHHVRPQAGSNNLQKHSYWLDLWLFILFDVVVFLFVYFWP; encoded by the coding sequence ATGGAGGTGGGCGCGGCGGCGGTACCCGCGCGGGATGGTCTCCGCGAGCGGCGAGCCTTGGGCGAGGCTGGGAGGCAGGAACCGAACCACCATGTGCGGCCGCAGGCCGGGTCAAACAATCTTCAGAAACACTCCTACTGGTTGGATCTTTGGCTCTTCATTCTTTTCGACGTGGTGgtgtttttatttgtgtatttttggcCATG
- the C1H4orf3 gene encoding uncharacterized protein C4orf3 homolog isoform X1 → MEVGAAAVPARDGLRERRALGEAGRQEPNHHVRPQAGSNNLQKHSYWLDLWLFILFDVVVFLFVYFWPW, encoded by the coding sequence ATGGAGGTGGGCGCGGCGGCGGTACCCGCGCGGGATGGTCTCCGCGAGCGGCGAGCCTTGGGCGAGGCTGGGAGGCAGGAACCGAACCACCATGTGCGGCCGCAGGCCGGGTCAAACAATCTTCAGAAACACTCCTACTGGTTGGATCTTTGGCTCTTCATTCTTTTCGACGTGGTGgtgtttttatttgtgtatttttggcCATGGTGA